In the Orenia marismortui DSM 5156 genome, one interval contains:
- a CDS encoding extracellular solute-binding protein, with translation MKKSISSILIIVLALSLLLVGCASNEEAQKPTEEKKQTEEVAEKAKGLDLREVKEPVTIKFWEMAYPKVDETLDSLIAEFEKANPNITVERTHMETEDLRQNTQTAFMGGKGPDVVRSPFDHVGPFSIMGIAQPLDDLMSDEMKNMYLDNALPGMTLNGSVYGVPDTMGNHLTLLYNKDLVKEVPQTWEELIAMAKDLTVDKDSDGKPDQYGLVYNLNEPFWWVVFHGGFGGWVFDENNNPTLDTEATKDAMQFVKDLKFKHNIVPDECDYNLADSLFVEGKAAFAINGDWSYGKYLEADTVDLGVAPLPKFKKTGKYAQPMTSGTGLIMISELPENKKIAVMKFIKFMTSKDSQKELVVKHKVLPSNASVYDLPIITEDPVMQGSAAQLKNGKAMPIIPEMRAIWDAIRPVLQSVMAGDLDPAQAPAKMQETAEKKISEMQ, from the coding sequence GTGAAAAAGAGTATTTCAAGTATTTTAATTATTGTATTAGCACTATCATTATTATTGGTTGGGTGTGCTTCTAATGAGGAAGCTCAAAAGCCAACTGAAGAGAAAAAGCAGACTGAAGAAGTTGCTGAGAAAGCTAAAGGTTTAGATTTAAGAGAGGTTAAAGAACCAGTAACAATTAAGTTTTGGGAAATGGCTTATCCAAAAGTTGATGAGACATTAGATTCTTTAATTGCTGAATTTGAGAAAGCAAACCCTAATATTACAGTTGAAAGAACTCACATGGAAACAGAAGATTTAAGACAGAATACACAAACTGCTTTCATGGGAGGAAAAGGTCCTGATGTTGTAAGAAGTCCTTTTGACCATGTTGGTCCATTCTCAATTATGGGAATTGCTCAGCCATTAGATGATTTAATGAGCGATGAAATGAAAAATATGTACTTAGACAATGCATTACCAGGTATGACTTTAAACGGAAGTGTTTATGGAGTACCTGATACTATGGGTAACCATTTAACATTACTTTACAACAAAGACTTAGTTAAAGAAGTTCCACAAACTTGGGAAGAATTAATTGCAATGGCTAAAGACTTAACTGTAGATAAAGACAGCGATGGTAAACCAGATCAGTATGGATTAGTATATAACTTAAATGAACCATTCTGGTGGGTTGTTTTCCATGGAGGTTTTGGAGGTTGGGTGTTTGATGAAAATAATAACCCAACTTTAGATACTGAAGCTACAAAAGATGCTATGCAATTTGTTAAAGACTTAAAATTCAAGCATAATATTGTGCCAGATGAATGTGATTATAACTTAGCTGATAGTTTATTTGTAGAAGGTAAGGCTGCTTTTGCTATTAATGGTGATTGGTCTTATGGTAAATATCTAGAAGCAGATACTGTTGATTTAGGTGTTGCTCCTTTACCTAAATTCAAGAAAACTGGTAAATATGCTCAACCTATGACTAGTGGTACTGGTCTAATTATGATTTCTGAATTACCAGAGAATAAGAAGATTGCTGTTATGAAATTTATTAAATTTATGACAAGTAAAGATTCTCAAAAAGAACTTGTTGTTAAACACAAAGTATTACCAAGTAACGCTAGTGTATATGACTTACCAATTATTACAGAAGATCCAGTCATGCAAGGTTCTGCAGCACAGCTGAAAAATGGTAAGGCAATGCCTATTATTCCAGAAATGAGAGCTATTTGGGATGCTATTCGTCCAGTATTACAAAGTGTTATGGCAGGAGATTTAGATCCAGCTCAAGCACCTGCTAAGATGCAAGAAACTGCTGAAAAGAAAATTTCAGAGATGCAGTAA
- a CDS encoding TatD family nuclease-associated radical SAM protein, translated as MTISYQLGNSLYLNLTNRCTNNCRFCVRRFKKGVGEYDLWLDKEPTFKEVIESIGDDVKYDEFIFCGYGEPLIKLDLLKKVASYLKENYPEIPIRINTNGQANLIHNRNVLVELESIIDSISISLNAHNAIIYEDICQPQLDESFKHLINFIIEATEYIPNVITSIVTYPGVDVDKCFKLAERLGVKLKVREF; from the coding sequence ATGACGATAAGTTATCAATTAGGAAATAGTTTATATCTTAACCTAACTAATAGATGTACTAATAATTGTAGATTTTGTGTTAGAAGATTTAAGAAAGGGGTAGGTGAGTATGATTTATGGTTAGATAAAGAGCCTACTTTTAAAGAAGTGATAGAATCAATAGGTGATGATGTTAAATATGATGAATTTATATTCTGTGGTTATGGGGAACCATTAATTAAGTTAGATCTGTTAAAAAAAGTAGCTAGCTATCTGAAAGAAAATTATCCTGAGATTCCTATTAGGATTAATACTAATGGACAGGCTAATTTAATTCATAATAGAAATGTTTTAGTAGAGTTAGAATCTATAATAGATTCTATATCCATTAGTTTGAATGCTCACAATGCTATTATTTATGAAGATATTTGTCAACCTCAACTTGATGAATCTTTTAAGCATTTGATTAATTTTATAATTGAAGCTACAGAATATATACCTAATGTTATAACCTCTATAGTAACTTATCCTGGTGTAGATGTGGATAAGTGTTTTAAGCTAGCGGAGAGATTAGGAGTTAAACTTAAAGTAAGAGAATTTTAA
- a CDS encoding TatD family hydrolase: MLIDTHAHLDFDRFDKDRKDVIQSSYDNGIKKIINVGADMKSSYNSVELAKENDFIYASVGVHPHEAEGFSEEDYNKLKELAQHDKVVAIGEIGLDYYYDNSPRLAQQRVFRRQLQLAKEVDLPIVIHSRDAREDTLEILEEEAKDLTGVLHCYAYDLETAKKVIDLGFYLAFGGVITFNNAKDLRRVVKEISLENILIETDAPYLTPVPYRGKRNEPSYVKEVAKKIAEIKGIDLSEVAKYTTENAKGLFGLD; encoded by the coding sequence ATGTTAATCGATACTCATGCACATTTAGATTTTGATCGTTTTGATAAAGATAGAAAAGATGTGATTCAAAGTTCCTATGATAATGGGATTAAGAAGATTATTAATGTTGGTGCAGATATGAAATCTAGTTATAATTCAGTTGAGTTAGCTAAAGAAAATGATTTTATTTATGCTAGTGTAGGAGTTCATCCCCATGAAGCAGAAGGGTTTAGTGAAGAAGATTATAATAAGTTAAAAGAGCTAGCTCAACATGATAAGGTAGTAGCTATTGGTGAAATTGGTCTTGATTACTACTATGATAATTCACCTCGTTTAGCCCAACAAAGGGTTTTTAGAAGGCAATTACAATTAGCTAAAGAAGTTGATTTGCCTATAGTTATTCATAGCCGTGATGCCAGAGAAGATACTTTAGAAATATTAGAAGAAGAGGCCAAGGATTTAACTGGGGTCTTACATTGTTATGCTTATGATTTAGAAACGGCAAAAAAGGTTATCGATTTGGGTTTTTATCTTGCTTTTGGTGGAGTGATTACTTTTAATAATGCTAAGGATCTAAGGAGGGTTGTTAAGGAGATTAGCTTGGAAAATATTCTAATAGAAACTGATGCTCCTTATCTTACTCCTGTACCATATCGAGGCAAGAGAAATGAACCTAGTTATGTAAAAGAAGTTGCCAAAAAGATAGCTGAGATAAAGGGGATAGATCTGTCAGAAGTTGCCAAGTATACAACTGAAAATGCTAAAGGATTATTTGGATTAGATTAA
- the metG gene encoding methionine--tRNA ligase — translation MSDKTFYVTTPIYYPNDKLHIGHTYTTTAADTITRFKQLQGYETEFITGSDEHGQKIQKSAAKHDMSPKEYVDGIVETFKDLWEKLKVDYTKFVRTTSDDHRADVEYIFKKVYDKGDIYKSKYEGYYCTPCETYWTERQLDEEGNCPDCNRAVEWMEEESYFFKMSKYQDRLLDFLNDNPDFIQPAKRRNEMINFIKEGLEDLCVSRTTFDWGIPVPVDDDHVIYVWFDALTSYLTGIDWNRDEEKFNKFWPADIHIVGKDILRFHTIIWPTILMAADLPLPKKVFGHGFLLVDGGKMSKSKGNVIDPVKLIDDFGVDAVRYYLLREIAFGTDGSYSTDNFIQRINSDLANDLGNLLNRTVAMVDKYFGGVVPEAKVETEFDDDLEEVATITFKAVEDNLENLQFSVALEELWNLVRRTNKYIDQTTPWVLAKDEDKKAELGTVLYNLLDNLRRIAIALVPFLPEAPAKMWEQLGIKDSLADQSWDNVKSKALLESGIKVNNGDPIFPRIDADEYYQKLDKEKKEEQANKKGDNKMSEQEYITFDEFGKLELRVAEVLEAERIEGSNKLLKVQVQLGDEKRQLVAGIAKHYEAEELVGKKVVMVANLKPATIFGVKSNGMILAASNDQGELTVTTVDRDIDSGAQVK, via the coding sequence ATGAGTGACAAAACTTTTTATGTAACTACACCGATTTATTATCCAAATGATAAACTGCATATTGGTCATACCTATACAACTACTGCAGCTGATACAATTACGAGATTTAAGCAATTGCAGGGTTATGAAACAGAATTTATTACTGGGTCTGATGAGCATGGTCAGAAGATTCAAAAGAGTGCTGCTAAGCATGATATGTCTCCTAAAGAGTATGTTGATGGTATAGTAGAAACTTTTAAAGATTTATGGGAAAAATTAAAGGTCGATTATACTAAATTTGTTCGTACTACTAGCGATGATCATAGAGCAGATGTAGAGTATATCTTTAAGAAGGTCTATGATAAAGGTGATATTTATAAGAGTAAATATGAAGGGTATTATTGTACTCCTTGTGAGACTTATTGGACTGAAAGACAGTTAGATGAAGAGGGCAATTGTCCAGATTGTAACCGGGCAGTAGAATGGATGGAAGAAGAGAGTTACTTCTTTAAAATGTCTAAGTATCAAGATAGATTATTAGATTTTTTAAATGATAATCCTGATTTTATTCAACCAGCTAAGCGTCGCAATGAGATGATTAACTTTATCAAAGAGGGATTAGAAGATTTATGTGTTTCTAGAACAACTTTTGATTGGGGAATCCCTGTTCCAGTTGATGATGATCATGTTATTTATGTTTGGTTTGATGCTTTGACAAGTTATTTAACAGGTATTGATTGGAATAGAGATGAGGAGAAATTTAATAAGTTTTGGCCTGCTGATATTCATATTGTAGGTAAGGATATTTTAAGATTCCATACAATTATTTGGCCAACTATCTTAATGGCAGCAGATTTACCTTTACCTAAGAAGGTCTTTGGACATGGTTTCTTATTAGTTGATGGTGGAAAGATGTCTAAATCTAAAGGAAATGTAATTGATCCAGTTAAGTTAATTGATGATTTTGGTGTAGATGCTGTTAGATATTATCTTTTAAGAGAGATTGCTTTTGGTACTGATGGCTCTTATTCTACTGATAACTTTATTCAAAGAATTAACTCTGATTTAGCAAATGATTTAGGTAATTTATTAAACCGTACAGTAGCAATGGTAGATAAGTACTTTGGTGGAGTGGTTCCAGAAGCTAAGGTAGAGACTGAATTTGATGATGACTTAGAAGAAGTGGCGACTATTACTTTTAAAGCAGTCGAAGATAATTTAGAAAATTTACAGTTTAGTGTAGCTTTAGAAGAGTTATGGAACTTAGTTAGAAGAACTAATAAATACATTGATCAGACTACTCCATGGGTCTTAGCAAAGGATGAAGATAAGAAAGCTGAATTAGGAACAGTACTATATAATTTATTAGATAATCTAAGAAGAATTGCAATTGCTCTAGTACCCTTCTTACCTGAAGCACCAGCTAAGATGTGGGAACAATTAGGAATTAAAGATAGTTTAGCAGATCAAAGTTGGGATAATGTTAAATCAAAAGCTTTATTAGAATCAGGTATCAAGGTAAATAATGGAGATCCAATCTTCCCAAGAATAGATGCTGATGAATATTATCAAAAATTAGATAAAGAGAAGAAGGAAGAGCAAGCTAATAAGAAAGGGGATAATAAAATGTCTGAACAAGAATATATTACTTTTGATGAGTTTGGTAAATTAGAATTAAGGGTAGCTGAAGTATTAGAAGCAGAAAGAATTGAGGGAAGTAATAAATTACTTAAAGTACAGGTTCAATTAGGTGATGAGAAGCGTCAATTAGTTGCTGGAATTGCTAAGCATTATGAAGCAGAAGAGTTGGTGGGTAAGAAAGTAGTAATGGTTGCTAACTTAAAGCCTGCTACTATCTTTGGTGTTAAATCTAATGGTATGATTTTAGCTGCATCTAACGATCAAGGAGAATTAACGGTAACAACAGTTGATAGAGATATTGATAGTGGAGCACAAGTAAAGTAA